A genomic window from Buteo buteo chromosome 13, bButBut1.hap1.1, whole genome shotgun sequence includes:
- the TEPSIN gene encoding AP-4 complex accessory subunit tepsin isoform X3 — protein MTTSPAPGTCSRRSPSNSCHVKLKVLKILLHTCTQGSPQFVLQLKRNAFFIREATVFTGPPDPLHGNSLNQKVRAAAQDLASVLFSDAPLPQPATLPAHPLPPTGMGSSSSPCGSLQGFGFSSEKSGSASTGEALLSTIQRAAEAVAHAVLPSPEGPRPRRRELHEDAYQPVRAPSPARSLAGAVKPPAATAAHSTRVSHQPGLAGGGWEEADSGHSSQDSSQGNGELSRTSDSCSKSGSDSHSGASRELTHVAERVDADSLGDCVREVSLVSALTRGARVFLTREEAQHFVKECGLLNCEVVLELLSRALEDPSDSVRMRSMCAISSLMCSDLLSLDQIFAMTRQHLQQLSQGSPGPVANRAMKILRQFEALCRGQPSPKNACLVSDPSALAVGSAPCTGDLLTDIPLLAGESILTPLNAAPVPVAVPARSEEQGVEAETHGQPGAMVPACPCEQEAVSRLAGDMVGTPAPSCSLSLFAGMELVARPGAVLCPDSPPAEPRTLSQPKDRQTDVEGSRQTSAFAFLNM, from the exons ATGACGACGTCCCCTGCCCCGGGTACCTGTTCGAGGAGATCGCCA AGCAACTCCTGCCACGTCAAGCTGAAG GTGCTGAAGATCCTGCTGCACACATGCACCCAGGGCTCCCCTCAGTTCGTCCTGCAGCTGAAGAGGAACGCCTTCTTTATCCGGGAGGCAACAG TGTTCACTGGGCCCCCAGATCCCCTCCATGGCAACAGCTTGAACCAGAAGGTCCGCGCGGCCGCTCAG GACTTGGCCAGTGTTCTCTTTTCGGATGCGCCGCTCCCCCAGCCTGCCACGCTGCCTGCCCATCCCCTGCCTCCCACGG GCATGggctccagctccagcccctgcGGCTCCTTGCAAGGATTTGGCTTCAGCAGTGAGAAAAGCGGCTCCG CTTCGACGGGggaagccctgctcagcaccatCCAGCGAGCGGCCGAAGCGGTGGCCCACGCTGTGCTCCCCTCCCCAGAGGGGCCCCGGCCTCGCCGCAGAGAGCTCCACGAGGATGCCTACCAGCCTGTGAGAGCCCCCTCACCTGCCAGGAGCCTGGCCGGGGCTGTGAAGCCACCAGCGGCCACCGCAGCGCACAGCACCCGAG TGAGCCACCAGCCGGGACTGGCTGGGGGcggctgggaggaggcagacaGCGGGCACAGCTCCCAAGACTCCTCGCAGGGGAACGGCGAGTTGAGCCGCACCTCGGACTCCTGCAGCAAATCGGGCAGCGACAGCCACTCTGGGGCCAGCCGTGAGCTGACCCACGTGGCTGAGAG GGTGGATGCTGACAGCCTGGGCGACTGCGTGCGGGAGGTGAGCCTGGTGTCAGCGCTGACCCGTGGTGCCAGGGTCTTCCTCACCAGGGAGGAAGCACAGCACTTCGTCAAGGA GTGCGGGCTGCTGAACTGCGAGGTGGTGCTGGAGCTGCTCAGCCGGGCGCTGGAGGACCCCAGTGACAGCGTCCGCATG AGGTCCATGTGCGCCATCTCCTCCCTCATGTGCTCCGACCTGCTCTCCCTGGACCAGATCTTTGCCATGACTCGGCAgcacctgcagcagctcagccaagGCAGCCCCGGCCCTGTCGCCAACCGAGCAATGAAG ATCCTGCGGCAGTTCGAGGCTCTCTGCAGAGGCCAGCCCTCCCCGAAGAACGCATGCCTGGTCTCGGACCCCTCTGCCCTTGCCGTGGGCTCAGCCCCGTGCACCGGGGACCTGCTGACAGACATCCCGCTCCTGGCAGGCGAAAGCATCCTTACCCCCCTGAACGCAGCTCCGGTCCCTGTGGCCGTGCCGGCCCGCAGCGAGGAGCAGGGGGTAGAAGCGGAGACCCACGGGCAGCCCGGTGCCATGGTGCCAGCCTGTCCCTGCGAGCAGGAGGCGGTGAGCAGGCTGGCGGGGGACATGGTGGGCACCCCTGCACCTTCCTGCAGCCTGTCCCTCTTCGCTGGCATGGAGCTGGTGGCCCGTCCCGGTGCGGTGCTCTGCCCAGATTCTCCGCCGGCAGAGCCGCGGACGCTGTCCCAGCCTAAGGACAGGCAGACAGATGTAGAGGGGAGCCGGCAGACGTCGGCCTTTGCCTTTCTCAACATGTAG
- the TEPSIN gene encoding AP-4 complex accessory subunit tepsin isoform X1, giving the protein MAAPLRDRLSFLSRLPVLLRGTADDDVPCPGYLFEEIAKISHESPGSSQCLLEYLLNRLQSNSCHVKLKVLKILLHTCTQGSPQFVLQLKRNAFFIREATVFTGPPDPLHGNSLNQKVRAAAQDLASVLFSDAPLPQPATLPAHPLPPTGMGSSSSPCGSLQGFGFSSEKSGSASTGEALLSTIQRAAEAVAHAVLPSPEGPRPRRRELHEDAYQPVRAPSPARSLAGAVKPPAATAAHSTRVSHQPGLAGGGWEEADSGHSSQDSSQGNGELSRTSDSCSKSGSDSHSGASRELTHVAERVDADSLGDCVREVSLVSALTRGARVFLTREEAQHFVKECGLLNCEVVLELLSRALEDPSDSVRMRSMCAISSLMCSDLLSLDQIFAMTRQHLQQLSQGSPGPVANRAMKILRQFEALCRGQPSPKNACLVSDPSALAVGSAPCTGDLLTDIPLLAGESILTPLNAAPVPVAVPARSEEQGVEAETHGQPGAMVPACPCEQEAVSRLAGDMVGTPAPSCSLSLFAGMELVARPGAVLCPDSPPAEPRTLSQPKDRQTDVEGSRQTSAFAFLNM; this is encoded by the exons ATGGCGGCGCCGCTGAGAGACCGGTTGAGTTTCCTGAGCCGG ctgccgGTGCTGCTGAGGGGCACAGCAGATGACGACGTCCCCTGCCCCGGGTACCTGTTCGAGGAGATCGCCA AGATCTCCCATGAGTCGCCCGGCAGCAGCCAGTGCCTGCTGGAGTATCTCCTCAACCGGCTGCAGAGCAACTCCTGCCACGTCAAGCTGAAG GTGCTGAAGATCCTGCTGCACACATGCACCCAGGGCTCCCCTCAGTTCGTCCTGCAGCTGAAGAGGAACGCCTTCTTTATCCGGGAGGCAACAG TGTTCACTGGGCCCCCAGATCCCCTCCATGGCAACAGCTTGAACCAGAAGGTCCGCGCGGCCGCTCAG GACTTGGCCAGTGTTCTCTTTTCGGATGCGCCGCTCCCCCAGCCTGCCACGCTGCCTGCCCATCCCCTGCCTCCCACGG GCATGggctccagctccagcccctgcGGCTCCTTGCAAGGATTTGGCTTCAGCAGTGAGAAAAGCGGCTCCG CTTCGACGGGggaagccctgctcagcaccatCCAGCGAGCGGCCGAAGCGGTGGCCCACGCTGTGCTCCCCTCCCCAGAGGGGCCCCGGCCTCGCCGCAGAGAGCTCCACGAGGATGCCTACCAGCCTGTGAGAGCCCCCTCACCTGCCAGGAGCCTGGCCGGGGCTGTGAAGCCACCAGCGGCCACCGCAGCGCACAGCACCCGAG TGAGCCACCAGCCGGGACTGGCTGGGGGcggctgggaggaggcagacaGCGGGCACAGCTCCCAAGACTCCTCGCAGGGGAACGGCGAGTTGAGCCGCACCTCGGACTCCTGCAGCAAATCGGGCAGCGACAGCCACTCTGGGGCCAGCCGTGAGCTGACCCACGTGGCTGAGAG GGTGGATGCTGACAGCCTGGGCGACTGCGTGCGGGAGGTGAGCCTGGTGTCAGCGCTGACCCGTGGTGCCAGGGTCTTCCTCACCAGGGAGGAAGCACAGCACTTCGTCAAGGA GTGCGGGCTGCTGAACTGCGAGGTGGTGCTGGAGCTGCTCAGCCGGGCGCTGGAGGACCCCAGTGACAGCGTCCGCATG AGGTCCATGTGCGCCATCTCCTCCCTCATGTGCTCCGACCTGCTCTCCCTGGACCAGATCTTTGCCATGACTCGGCAgcacctgcagcagctcagccaagGCAGCCCCGGCCCTGTCGCCAACCGAGCAATGAAG ATCCTGCGGCAGTTCGAGGCTCTCTGCAGAGGCCAGCCCTCCCCGAAGAACGCATGCCTGGTCTCGGACCCCTCTGCCCTTGCCGTGGGCTCAGCCCCGTGCACCGGGGACCTGCTGACAGACATCCCGCTCCTGGCAGGCGAAAGCATCCTTACCCCCCTGAACGCAGCTCCGGTCCCTGTGGCCGTGCCGGCCCGCAGCGAGGAGCAGGGGGTAGAAGCGGAGACCCACGGGCAGCCCGGTGCCATGGTGCCAGCCTGTCCCTGCGAGCAGGAGGCGGTGAGCAGGCTGGCGGGGGACATGGTGGGCACCCCTGCACCTTCCTGCAGCCTGTCCCTCTTCGCTGGCATGGAGCTGGTGGCCCGTCCCGGTGCGGTGCTCTGCCCAGATTCTCCGCCGGCAGAGCCGCGGACGCTGTCCCAGCCTAAGGACAGGCAGACAGATGTAGAGGGGAGCCGGCAGACGTCGGCCTTTGCCTTTCTCAACATGTAG
- the TEPSIN gene encoding AP-4 complex accessory subunit tepsin isoform X2, with amino-acid sequence MAAPLRDRLSFLSRLPVLLRGTADDDVPCPGYLFEEIAKISHESPGSSQCLLEYLLNRLQSNSCHVKLKVLKILLHTCTQGSPQFVLQLKRNAFFIREATVFTGPPDPLHGNSLNQKVRAAAQDLASVLFSDAPLPQPATLPAHPLPPTGMGSSSSPCGSLQGFGFSSEKSGSASTGEALLSTIQRAAEAVAHAVLPSPEGPRPRRRELHEDAYQPVRAPSPARSLAGAVKPPAATAAHSTRVSHQPGLAGGGWEEADSGHSSQDSSQGNGELSRTSDSCSKSGSDSHSGASRELTHVAERCGLLNCEVVLELLSRALEDPSDSVRMRSMCAISSLMCSDLLSLDQIFAMTRQHLQQLSQGSPGPVANRAMKILRQFEALCRGQPSPKNACLVSDPSALAVGSAPCTGDLLTDIPLLAGESILTPLNAAPVPVAVPARSEEQGVEAETHGQPGAMVPACPCEQEAVSRLAGDMVGTPAPSCSLSLFAGMELVARPGAVLCPDSPPAEPRTLSQPKDRQTDVEGSRQTSAFAFLNM; translated from the exons ATGGCGGCGCCGCTGAGAGACCGGTTGAGTTTCCTGAGCCGG ctgccgGTGCTGCTGAGGGGCACAGCAGATGACGACGTCCCCTGCCCCGGGTACCTGTTCGAGGAGATCGCCA AGATCTCCCATGAGTCGCCCGGCAGCAGCCAGTGCCTGCTGGAGTATCTCCTCAACCGGCTGCAGAGCAACTCCTGCCACGTCAAGCTGAAG GTGCTGAAGATCCTGCTGCACACATGCACCCAGGGCTCCCCTCAGTTCGTCCTGCAGCTGAAGAGGAACGCCTTCTTTATCCGGGAGGCAACAG TGTTCACTGGGCCCCCAGATCCCCTCCATGGCAACAGCTTGAACCAGAAGGTCCGCGCGGCCGCTCAG GACTTGGCCAGTGTTCTCTTTTCGGATGCGCCGCTCCCCCAGCCTGCCACGCTGCCTGCCCATCCCCTGCCTCCCACGG GCATGggctccagctccagcccctgcGGCTCCTTGCAAGGATTTGGCTTCAGCAGTGAGAAAAGCGGCTCCG CTTCGACGGGggaagccctgctcagcaccatCCAGCGAGCGGCCGAAGCGGTGGCCCACGCTGTGCTCCCCTCCCCAGAGGGGCCCCGGCCTCGCCGCAGAGAGCTCCACGAGGATGCCTACCAGCCTGTGAGAGCCCCCTCACCTGCCAGGAGCCTGGCCGGGGCTGTGAAGCCACCAGCGGCCACCGCAGCGCACAGCACCCGAG TGAGCCACCAGCCGGGACTGGCTGGGGGcggctgggaggaggcagacaGCGGGCACAGCTCCCAAGACTCCTCGCAGGGGAACGGCGAGTTGAGCCGCACCTCGGACTCCTGCAGCAAATCGGGCAGCGACAGCCACTCTGGGGCCAGCCGTGAGCTGACCCACGTGGCTGAGAG GTGCGGGCTGCTGAACTGCGAGGTGGTGCTGGAGCTGCTCAGCCGGGCGCTGGAGGACCCCAGTGACAGCGTCCGCATG AGGTCCATGTGCGCCATCTCCTCCCTCATGTGCTCCGACCTGCTCTCCCTGGACCAGATCTTTGCCATGACTCGGCAgcacctgcagcagctcagccaagGCAGCCCCGGCCCTGTCGCCAACCGAGCAATGAAG ATCCTGCGGCAGTTCGAGGCTCTCTGCAGAGGCCAGCCCTCCCCGAAGAACGCATGCCTGGTCTCGGACCCCTCTGCCCTTGCCGTGGGCTCAGCCCCGTGCACCGGGGACCTGCTGACAGACATCCCGCTCCTGGCAGGCGAAAGCATCCTTACCCCCCTGAACGCAGCTCCGGTCCCTGTGGCCGTGCCGGCCCGCAGCGAGGAGCAGGGGGTAGAAGCGGAGACCCACGGGCAGCCCGGTGCCATGGTGCCAGCCTGTCCCTGCGAGCAGGAGGCGGTGAGCAGGCTGGCGGGGGACATGGTGGGCACCCCTGCACCTTCCTGCAGCCTGTCCCTCTTCGCTGGCATGGAGCTGGTGGCCCGTCCCGGTGCGGTGCTCTGCCCAGATTCTCCGCCGGCAGAGCCGCGGACGCTGTCCCAGCCTAAGGACAGGCAGACAGATGTAGAGGGGAGCCGGCAGACGTCGGCCTTTGCCTTTCTCAACATGTAG